The genomic segment AGCCACAGCTCGATCCTGTCGGTCGCGCGACCGAGGTCGCGATCGGTCAGCTCCTCGATCTTGCGGATCCGGTAGCGAAGCGTGTGACGGTGGCAGTAGAGGCTGCGCGCCGCGCGCTCCCAGTTGCCGTTGTTCTCGATGAACGCCTCGAGCGAGCGCAGCAGCTCGCCGCCGTACTCGCCCTCCGTGCGCTCGATCGGATCGAGCAGGCCGTCCGAGTAGAGCCGCAAGGCCTCGTCGTCCTGGAGCGCCAGCAGGAGCGTGAACGCGCCGAGGTCGCGGTGCGAGGCGACCTCCGGCGCGTCGCCGTTGGCAAACGACGTCGCCTCGAGCGCGCAGCGCGCTTCGTGGAAGGCGCGGCGCAGCGACCCGACGTCGGCCGGCCGCGACGCTGCGGCCCTGACCTCGCGGCCGAGCGCCGCCTGGAGCTTGCGGCGCGCGGCCGTGACGGTCTCGATCGGCTCATGGGCGGCGTCGATCAGCGCGCAGAGGAACTCGTCGCTGCCGCCGACTTCGCTCGTCGCGACGAGCGCCGCCACGCCCTCGGCCGCGAACGCCTTCTCGAGCGCCGGCTCGGCGGCGGAGGGATTCTCGGTCGCGAACAGGGCGACCGACGCGCGCCCCCCGATGCCGAACGGCCGCAGCCGCCCGAGAGCCTCGGCGCCGTCGAGGCGCTCGGCGAGCGCGTCGGCGAGCAGATCGCCCGCGAGCCGGCGCTCGGTCTCGCGAACGACGCGCTCGCGCATCAGCTCGAGCCCGATCACGAGCGCGGCCTGGCGCGCGGTCATGAGCTCGAACTCGCCCAGCCCGTCCATGTCGGAGACGACCGTCAGCCAGCCGATCGGGCCCGCACCCCTGCCGGGAACCGGCACCGCCAGCGCCCGTCCCTCGAGCCCGTCGAGCGCCGGGTCGAAGCTCGCCGCGCCACCAGGTCGCCCCGCGGCGTTCCCGAGGGCTTCGCCGAGCGCCTGCAGCGTCGCCGCCTCGGGCGGGCGGGCACCGTTGCGGCGCAACCGCTCGGCGCCACTCGCATCGCAGACGACAGCGGTGCCGCCGACCGCGAGCGCGATCTCCCCGACGACCGCCTCGAGCCCGCGACCCTCGATCACGAGTCGCTCGAGCCGGGCGTTGACGCTCGACGCGCGCTCGAGCGCCTCGTGCTGCTCGTTGACGATCCGCGCGAACGCCTTCTCGGTGATCTCGATGAACGGCTTCTCGTACGGCACCTCGAACACGGGCAGGCCACGTTCGGAGGCCTCCGAGAGGATCGCCTCAGGAACGCTCGGATGGACGATCTCGGTCGCGAAACCGAGGCCGGACGCGCCGTGCTCGTCGAGCCGCGCGACGAACGCGCGCTGCGCCGCGGGATCGGTCAGCGAGATGCCGGTCGTCAGCAGCAGCTCTCCGCCCGACAGGAAGCGCGTCGGGTCCTCGAGCTCTGAGGCGTGCACCCAGCGGATCGCCCTACCGGCACCCGCCTCGCCCGCGACGAGCTCGAGGCCGCAATCGGCGACGAGGCTCTCGACGCTCAACATCCCGCGCTACCTCCCGGCCTGCACCCGCGGCGCGCCCGCGCTAGCTCGAGCGCGCGTGGAGCCGGCGGGTCGCTTCCTCGAGCGTCGGTCGCAGGACGGCCTCCATCTCCTCGAACTGCTCCGTGTCGCAGATCAGGGTCGGCGCGAGCTGGATCACGGGGTCGCCGCGATCGTCGGCGCGGCAGATCAGGCCGCGGCGATAGAGCTCGCCGGAGAGGAACCCGCGCAGGAGCCACTCCGACTCCTCGTCGTTGAAGGTCTCCTTCGTGTCCTGGTCGCGGACGAGCTCGATCGCCTGGAAGAAGCCGTCGCCGCGGACGTCGCCGACGATCGGGATGTCGCGCAGCGACTCGAGCATGCCGCGGAACTCGCCCTCCTTGGCGCGGACGTGACCGCAGAGGTCCTCGCGCTCGTAGATGTCGATGTTCGCCATCGCCGCGGCGGCCGCCACCGGGTGCCCGGCGAACGTGAAGCCGTGCGCGAACATCGCGTGGCCCTCCATGAACGGCTCGGCGATCTTGTCGGAGACGATCATCGCCCCCATCGGCGCGTAGGCCGAGGTGATCGCCTTCGCCGACGTGATCACGTCCGGCTGGTAGCCGTAGCGCTCGCAACCGAAGTAGTGGCCGAGCCGGCCCCAGGCACAGATGACCTCGTCGGAGATCATCAGGACGTCGTGGCGGTCGCAGATCTCGCGGACGCGCTGGAAGTAGCCGTCCTGCGGCGGGATGCAGCCACCGGCGTTCTGCAGCGGCTCGAGGATCACCGCCGCGACCGTCTCCGGCCCCTCGAACAGGATCCGCTCCTCGATCTGATCGGCGGCCCAGAGCGGATCGCGATCGGCCGGCCAGCGGTACTGGTTCGTGTTCGGGGCGTGAACGCCGCCGGGCGCGGTCGGCTCGAACGGGACCTTCAGCGAGGTGATCCCGGTCGCCGACAGGGCGCCGAGCGTGGTGCCGTGGTAGGCGATCTCACGCGCGATGACCTTGTGCTTCTGACCCTTGCCGTGAAGGCGGTGGTGGGCACGGGCCAGCTTGAGCGCGGACTCGACCGCCTCGCCGCCGCCGGAGGTGAAGAAGACGCGGTTGAGGTCGCCGGGAGCGAGGCCGGCGATCCGCTGCGCGAGCTCGATCGCGCGCGGGTGGGCGTAGCTCCAGTTCGTGACGAAGTCGAGCTCGCGCACCTGCGCGGCCATCGCGTCGCCGATCTCCGTGCGGCCATGGCCGGCGTTCGAGCAGAACAGCGCCGAGAGGCCGTCGAGGTAGCGGTTGCCGTGCTCGTCCCAGAGGTAGGCGCCCTCACCGCGGGTGATGATCGGGATCTCGTGATCGGCGTCGTAGGACCCCATCCGAGTGAAATGCAGCCACAGGTGCCGCCGCGCGACCTCCTGCATGTCGGCTGCCGCCACCGCGCTCTCGCGGCCCGTCGCGACCTCGCCAATCGCCATCGCCATCTCCTCCTCGCAGGCGGCTCCTCTACACAACGGAGCAGCGCTATCGACCTTTCGTACAACGGTAGCTATGCCGACGCAGCGAGGCAACGGGATTTAGGTTCAACGTCCCGGCGTCCGGTTGTACACGGTGTCCAACCGCGGTTGGCCGTTTTGGGGTTTCCTGCACTTGCGGGTGCGCCTCCCTACCCATAGCCTTTCCGGCGTTCGGGTGGTGGAGTCGTTGGCCATCCGCGCCGAACGCATGGAAGGTCGAGGGGAGAGGATCGGATAAGCGTGCACGACGCACCGCAGCACGGGGCCGTGGCGACGCCGGACGGCGAAGCCCTCCCCAGCGTCCGCCTGAGGGGCGTGACCAAGCGATTCGGCGGCTTCACCGCGGTCCGCGACATGGAGCTCGACATCCCGCAGGGTGAGTTCTTCACGATGCTCGGGCCGTCGGGCTGCGGCAAGACGACGACGCTGCGGATGATCGCGGGTTTCGAGCAGCCGAGCGAGGGGCGAGTCGAGATCGAGGGCTCCGACGTCGCCGGATTGCCCGCCCACAAGCGTCCGACCAACACCGTCTTCCAGAGCTACGCCCTGTTCCCGCACCTCACCGTCGGCGAGAACGTCGCCTTCGGGCTCAAGCGGACCGGGACGCCGAAGTCCGAGATTCGCGGCCGTGTCGAGGCCGAGCTCGAACGCGTCGGCCTGCCGCGCGAGATCGACCGCAAGCCCAACCAGCTCTCCGGCGGCCAGCAGCAGCGGGTCGCACTCGCGCGCGCCCTGGTCAACCTGCCGAAGGTGCTGCTGCTCGACGAGCCGCTCGGCGCGCTCGACCTCAAGCTGCGCAAGGGACTGCAGATCGAGCTCAAACGGATCCAGCGCGAGGTCGGGATCACGTTCGTCTACGTGACCCACGACCAGGAGGAGGCGCTGACGATGTCGGACCGGATCGCGGTCATGAACCGCGGCCGGGTCGAGCAGGTCGCGGGCCCGGAAGAGGTCTACGACCATCCGACGACGGCCTTCGTCGCCGGCTTCATCGGCGTTTCGAACCTGATGCCCGGAACCGTCACCGCGGCCGACTCGAATCGCACGACGGTGAGGCTCGGTAGCGGGGTCGAGCTCACCGCGGAGCAGGGCGGATTCGCCTCCGGCGAGGCCTGCCACGCAGTGGTCCGGCCGGAGAAGCTGATCGTCGATCGTCCCGAGGACCCGGCACCGGCCGGACCCAGCGTCGAGGGCACCGTCGAGAGCTCCGTCTATCTCGGAACCGCGACGCAGATCGTCGTCGGCCTCGCCGACGGCTCGCGCATGACCGTGCTCGTACCGAACGCCGACGAGTCCGAGCGTTCGCGGCTCCCCGGCGGCGGCGCACCCGTACGACTGTCTTGGACCCCCGAGCACATGCACCTCGTCCACGGAACCGACTCCGAGGCGACCACGGACGCAGACCCCAACGAGGACCACAGCGCGGCCACGGTCGCCTGAGCCAAGGAGGAACCAGAGCGATGAACGAGACCGAGGCCGGCCCGACCGGCAAACTGCGGCGCGGAGCCGCCACCGTCGCGGCGCTGATCTCGACCCTTGCAATCGTCGCGTGCGGCGGTTCGATCGGCGGTGCCGAGGAGGACGCCGGCGAGAACGCCGACGTCGCCCCCGCCGGCGAGGCGTCGGGCGAGCTCGTGATCTCGAACTGGCCCGGCTATGTCGACCCCGGTCAGAAGGGCACCATCGCCGAGTACGAGAAGGAAACGGGCGTCAAGGTCGACTACATCGAGGACGTCAACGACAACTCGGCCTTCTTCGGCAAGCTGCAGCCCCAACTCGATCAGGGGCAGTCGGGCGACCGCTCGATCTTCGTCGTCACCGACTGGATGGCGAAGCAGATGTACGACCTCGGCTACCTCCAGAACCTCGACCACGAGAACCTGCCGACGGTGTTCGACAACATGACCCCGCAGGCGGAGTCCAGTGCCCTCGA from the Thermoleophilia bacterium SCSIO 60948 genome contains:
- a CDS encoding aspartate aminotransferase family protein, which produces MAIGEVATGRESAVAAADMQEVARRHLWLHFTRMGSYDADHEIPIITRGEGAYLWDEHGNRYLDGLSALFCSNAGHGRTEIGDAMAAQVRELDFVTNWSYAHPRAIELAQRIAGLAPGDLNRVFFTSGGGEAVESALKLARAHHRLHGKGQKHKVIAREIAYHGTTLGALSATGITSLKVPFEPTAPGGVHAPNTNQYRWPADRDPLWAADQIEERILFEGPETVAAVILEPLQNAGGCIPPQDGYFQRVREICDRHDVLMISDEVICAWGRLGHYFGCERYGYQPDVITSAKAITSAYAPMGAMIVSDKIAEPFMEGHAMFAHGFTFAGHPVAAAAAMANIDIYEREDLCGHVRAKEGEFRGMLESLRDIPIVGDVRGDGFFQAIELVRDQDTKETFNDEESEWLLRGFLSGELYRRGLICRADDRGDPVIQLAPTLICDTEQFEEMEAVLRPTLEEATRRLHARSS
- a CDS encoding ABC transporter ATP-binding protein, whose amino-acid sequence is MSVHDAPQHGAVATPDGEALPSVRLRGVTKRFGGFTAVRDMELDIPQGEFFTMLGPSGCGKTTTLRMIAGFEQPSEGRVEIEGSDVAGLPAHKRPTNTVFQSYALFPHLTVGENVAFGLKRTGTPKSEIRGRVEAELERVGLPREIDRKPNQLSGGQQQRVALARALVNLPKVLLLDEPLGALDLKLRKGLQIELKRIQREVGITFVYVTHDQEEALTMSDRIAVMNRGRVEQVAGPEEVYDHPTTAFVAGFIGVSNLMPGTVTAADSNRTTVRLGSGVELTAEQGGFASGEACHAVVRPEKLIVDRPEDPAPAGPSVEGTVESSVYLGTATQIVVGLADGSRMTVLVPNADESERSRLPGGGAPVRLSWTPEHMHLVHGTDSEATTDADPNEDHSAATVA
- a CDS encoding PucR family transcriptional regulator is translated as MLSVESLVADCGLELVAGEAGAGRAIRWVHASELEDPTRFLSGGELLLTTGISLTDPAAQRAFVARLDEHGASGLGFATEIVHPSVPEAILSEASERGLPVFEVPYEKPFIEITEKAFARIVNEQHEALERASSVNARLERLVIEGRGLEAVVGEIALAVGGTAVVCDASGAERLRRNGARPPEAATLQALGEALGNAAGRPGGAASFDPALDGLEGRALAVPVPGRGAGPIGWLTVVSDMDGLGEFELMTARQAALVIGLELMRERVVRETERRLAGDLLADALAERLDGAEALGRLRPFGIGGRASVALFATENPSAAEPALEKAFAAEGVAALVATSEVGGSDEFLCALIDAAHEPIETVTAARRKLQAALGREVRAAASRPADVGSLRRAFHEARCALEATSFANGDAPEVASHRDLGAFTLLLALQDDEALRLYSDGLLDPIERTEGEYGGELLRSLEAFIENNGNWERAARSLYCHRHTLRYRIRKIEELTDRDLGRATDRIELWLALRARELVR